In Musa acuminata AAA Group cultivar baxijiao chromosome BXJ2-8, Cavendish_Baxijiao_AAA, whole genome shotgun sequence, one genomic interval encodes:
- the LOC135619282 gene encoding uncharacterized protein LOC135619282 encodes MEAITHASSACCCCGVSAAAAVPKAFLTASIVFQPSILFKRTFTCSSSRLLQASLCPVSSSPIRFLIRNSSTTPGSPLPRPRLQSSPRPSSNLLRSSGGRSGSSNIRKKKISRPQRQKPVVVVKRTSEECVPSLEEASISVRTLYQNGDPLGRRELGKCVVRWISQGMRSMASDFASAEVQGEFSEFRHRMGLPTIGGTPADGGAGGAAIGGLAFVIQAQPYLYAVPMPKGLEALCFKACTHYPTLFDHFQRELRDVLQDLQCQAIFSDWRATESWKLLKDIANSAQHRAAVRKTPQSRPIHSGMGMELEKAKAMQAKIEDFVKHMSELLRIERDSELEFTQEELNAVPMPNGKQDTPKPTEYLVSHGQAQQEQCDTLCNLNAISSSIGLGGMHLVLFKVEGNHRLPPTTLSPGDTVCVRTCNSRGEGATSCMQGFVNNLGEDGCSIIVALESRHGDPTFSKLFGKNVRIDRIQGLADALTYERNCEALMLLQKNGLQKKNPSILIVATLFGDKEDIMWLQQNNIVEWGQANLDGLIEKGKFDESQRKAIALGLNKKRPILVVQGPPGTGKTGLLKELITLAVQQGERVLVTAPTNAAVDNMVEKLSDVGLNIVRVGNPARISTTVASKSLGHIVDDKLAVFKKEFERKKSDLRKDLRLCLNDDSLAAGIRQLLKQLGKTLKKKEKDTIKEVLSSAEVVLATNTGAADPLIRRLGAFDLVIIDEAGQAIEPSCWIPILQGKRCILAGDQCQLTPVILSRKAMEGGLGISLMESASNMHEGMLTTKLTVQYRMHDAIASWASKEMYDGLLQSSPLVSSHLLVDSPFVKATWITQCPLLLLDTRMPYGSLYIGCEEHLDPAGTGSFYNEGEADIVIQHIFNLIYSGVSPSTIAVQSPYVAQVQLLRDRLDNYAEASGVEIATIDSFQGREADAVIISMVRSNTLGAVGFLGDSRRMNVAITRARKHVAVVCDSSTICHNTFLARLLRHIRRFGRVRHAEPGSFEGPGLSIDPLLPSIN; translated from the exons ATGGAGGCCATCACCCACGCTTCCTCCGCCTGCTGCTGTTGCGGAGTCTCCGCAGCGGCAGCTGTTCCCAAGGCGTTTCTCACCGCAAGCATCGTCTTTCAACCGTCTATTCTCTTCAAGCGGACCTTTACTTGTTCGTCCTCTCGTCTCCTTCAGGCCTCCCTTTGTCCCGTTTCCTCCTCTCCGATTCGCTTCCTCATTCGTAATAGCAGCACCACCCCGGGCTCACCTCTTCCTCGCCCTCGGCTACAATCATCTCCACGGCCATCATCGAATCTTTTGCGCAGCAGTGGTGGGAGAAGCGGAAGTAGCAACATCAGGAAAAAGAAAATAAGTCGGCCCCAACGGCAAAAGCCGGTCGTCGTAGTGAAACGGACGAGTGAAGAGTGCGTACCTTCCTTGGAGGAGGCTTCCATCAGCGTCCGGACCCTCTACCAGAACGGGGATCCACTAGGGCGCCGGGAATTGGGCAAGTGCGTTGTTCGCTGGATCAGCCAGGGCATGCGCTCCATGGCCTCCGACTTCGCCTCCGCAGAGGTCCAGGGCGAGTTTTCGGAGTTCAGGCACCGCATGGGGTTGCCCACGATCGGTGGCACGCCGGCCGACGGTGGTGCTGGAGGGGCAGCCATTGGTGGTCTTGCCTTCGTTATCCAGGCCCAACCCTACCTCTATGCCGTACCAATGCCGAAAGGCCTTGAGGCCCTCTGTTTCAAGGCCTGCACCCACTACCCAACCCTTTTTGACCATTTTCAGCGCGAGCTCCGAGATGTATTGCAGGATCTCCAGTGTCAGGCTATCTTCAGCGATTGGCGTGCTACGGAGTCCTGGAAGCTCCTCAAGGACATTGCGAATTCAG CGCAGCATCGAGCAGCAGTTCGGAAGACGCCCCAGTCCAGGCCTATCCATAGTGGTATGGGGATGGAGTTGGAGAAGGCTAAAGCAATGCAAGCTAAAATTGAAGATTTTGTCAAGCATATGTCTGAACTTCTTCGCATAGAGCGTGATTCAGAATTGGAGTTTACCCAAGAGGAACTGAATGCTGTACCCATGCCAAATGGTAAACAAGATACACCAAAGCCAACTGAGTATCTAGTTAGTCACGGGCAGGCCCAGCAAGAGCAATGTGACACCCTATGCAATTTGAACGCGATTAGTTCTTCTATTG GATTAGGAGGCATGCATTTGGTCCTTTTTAAAGTTGAAGGAAACCATAGGCTGCCACCAACGACTCTCTCTCCAGGGGACACTGTTTGTGTGAGAACATGTAATAGTAGGGGTGAAGGGGCAACTTCTTGCATGCAAGGGTTTGTGAACAATTTAGGTGAAGATGGATGTAGCATCATTGTTGCTCTAGAATCTCGCCATGGTGATCCCACCTTTTCTAAGCTATTCGGGAAGAATGTACGCATTGACCGAATACAAGGATTAGCTGATGCACTAACATACGAG CGCAATTGTGAAGCACTAATGCTGCTACAGAAGAATGGTTTGCAGAAGAAGAATCCCTCGATTCTCATAGTTGCTACTCTTTTTGGAGACAAGGAAGATATCATGTGGCTACAGCAGAATAATATAGTTGAATGGGGTCAAGCAAATCTCGATGGATTAATAGAAAAAGGAAAGTTTGATGAATCTCAGCGAAAAGCTATTGCATTGGGCTTGAACAAAAAACGACCCATTTTAGTTGTCCAAGGGCCTCCTGGTACTGGCAAGACAGGGTTGCTTAAGGAACTCATTACCCTTGCAGTTCAACAAGGTGAACGTGTACTTGTGACAGCTCCTACTAATGCAGCTGTGGACAACATGGTTGAAAAACTCTCTGATGTTGGACTGAACATAGTTCGTGTTGGAAATCCAGCTCGCATTTCTACAACTGTGGCTTCAAAATCTTTAGGGCATATTGTTGATGATAAGCTTGCAGTAtttaaaaaagagtttgagagaaaGAAATCGGACTTAAGGAAGGACCTTAGGCtttgtctaaatgatgattctctTGCAGCAGGTATACGCCAACTCCTCAAACAACTCGGAAAGACtttaaagaagaaagagaaggataCGATTAAAGAAGTACTCTCAAGTGCTGAAGTTGTACTTGCCACTAATACTGGAGCAGCTGACCCCCTCATCCGAAGATTGGGAGCCTTTGATCTGGTGATTATAGATGAGGCAGGGCAAGCAATTGAACCATCTTGTTGGATCCCAATCTTGCAAGGAAAGCGTTGCATATTGGCAGGCGATCAGTGTCAGCTTACGCCAGTAATTTTATCTAGAAAGGCCATGGAAGGTGGACTTGGTATATCTCTCATGGAAAGTGCATCAAACATGCATGAAGGTATGCTGACGACAAAGTTGACAGTTCAATATCGAATGCATGATGCCATAGCCAGTTGGGCTTCAAAGGAGATGTATGACGGGTTGCTGCAATCTTCCCCATTGGTCTCCTCTCATCTACTTGTTGATTCTCCCTTTGTTAAG GCCACATGGATAACTCAGTGTCCACTTCTTTTACTTGATACACGAATGCCATACGGAAGTTTATATATTGGATGTGAGGAGCATTTGGATCCTGCTGGCACAGGTTCCTTTTACAATGAAGGGGAGGCAGACATTGTTATCCAGCACATTTTCAATCTTATATATTCTG GAGTTTCGCCATCCACAATTGCTGTTCAATCGCCTTATGTTGCTCAGGTCCAGCTCCTGAGGGATAGACTCGATAACTATGCAGAAGCTTCTGGTGTTGAGATTGCAACTATAGACAGTTTCCAAGGACGAGAGGCTGATGCCGTTATTATTTCAATG GTCCGATCTAACACATTAGGTGCAGTTGGATTCCTAGGAGACAGCAGGCGAATGAATGTGGCAATAACAAGAGCACGCAAACACGTCGCGGTTGTGTGTGATAGCTCGACCATATGCCATAATACATTCTTGGCTAGGCTCCTACGCCATATTCGACGTTTCGGCAGGGTGAGACATGCTGAACCTGGGTCTTTTGAGGGACCCGGATTGAGCATAGATCCTCTATTGCCTTCCATAAATTGA